Proteins co-encoded in one Armatimonadota bacterium genomic window:
- a CDS encoding radical SAM protein, whose translation MTSKPRILLIAPDPGCVGNRRPRIRLAKTLFPPLGLLTIAGTTPADYDVSVLDESVAPVRYTAQVDLVGLTANTASAPRAYEIAAGFRRQGVPVVMGGIHATALPEEALRYADAVGVGEAEGFWARMLADFSRGKLEPVYRNESYPELDNLPPPRRGLVSRKDYYLFNTIQTSRGCPFRCSFCSVHKFFGGRYRMRPVEQVLEELRRLPPDGPLIFVDDNVFGDSKRAQQLMEGVLPMKRAWFGQASMDRLQDEDFLRLAGASGCRMLFVGFESLSNENLADMNKRFNHPAQIKETVERLHRCGIGVLGAFIVGLDHDDMGTFDRIVALAEEVKLDAIQIAIRIPIPGTDDAERMADCIFDPDYTKRDGAHVVFRHPKISPPQLLETGLQDAYARFYSRRGIKLRLAGQTGPHVRWSRRVNQGFSLRASKWLKRLGVTKK comes from the coding sequence ATGACAAGTAAGCCCCGCATACTCCTGATTGCGCCCGATCCCGGCTGTGTCGGGAACCGGCGGCCGCGCATTCGCCTGGCGAAGACGCTGTTTCCGCCGTTGGGGCTGCTGACGATAGCCGGCACCACCCCCGCGGACTACGATGTGTCGGTCCTGGACGAATCCGTGGCCCCCGTGCGCTACACCGCGCAGGTGGATCTGGTCGGCCTCACCGCCAACACCGCCAGCGCCCCGCGCGCGTATGAGATTGCCGCGGGATTCCGCCGGCAGGGCGTGCCGGTGGTCATGGGCGGCATCCACGCCACCGCGCTCCCCGAGGAGGCGCTGCGCTACGCCGATGCGGTGGGCGTGGGGGAAGCGGAGGGCTTCTGGGCGCGGATGCTCGCCGACTTCTCGCGCGGCAAGTTGGAGCCGGTGTACCGCAACGAAAGCTATCCCGAGCTCGACAACCTGCCGCCGCCGCGCCGCGGCCTGGTGTCGCGTAAGGACTATTACCTGTTCAACACCATCCAGACCAGCCGCGGCTGCCCGTTCCGCTGCAGCTTCTGCTCGGTGCACAAGTTCTTCGGCGGGCGCTACCGCATGCGCCCGGTCGAGCAAGTGCTGGAGGAGCTGCGCCGGTTGCCGCCGGACGGCCCGCTGATCTTCGTGGACGATAATGTCTTCGGCGATAGCAAGCGCGCCCAGCAGTTGATGGAAGGCGTGCTGCCGATGAAGCGCGCCTGGTTCGGTCAGGCGTCCATGGATCGGCTGCAGGACGAGGACTTCCTGCGCCTGGCCGGAGCCTCCGGCTGCCGCATGCTGTTCGTTGGGTTCGAGTCGCTCTCCAACGAGAACCTGGCGGACATGAACAAGCGCTTCAACCACCCCGCCCAGATCAAGGAGACGGTCGAGCGGCTCCATCGCTGCGGCATCGGCGTCCTGGGCGCCTTCATCGTCGGCCTCGATCACGACGACATGGGCACGTTCGACCGCATCGTCGCCCTCGCCGAGGAGGTCAAGCTCGACGCGATTCAGATCGCCATCCGCATCCCCATCCCCGGCACCGATGACGCCGAGCGCATGGCCGACTGCATCTTCGATCCCGACTACACCAAGCGCGACGGCGCCCACGTCGTATTCCGCCACCCCAAGATCTCGCCGCCGCAGTTGCTCGAGACCGGCCTGCAGGACGCCTATGCCCGCTTCTACAGCCGCCGCGGCATCAAGCTCCGCCTGGCGGGGCAGACCGGCCCCCACGTCCGGTGGTCGCGCCGCGTCAATCAGGGCTTCAGCCTGCGCGCCAGCAAGTGGCTCAAACGCCTGGGGGTGACGAAGAAATAG
- a CDS encoding beta galactosidase jelly roll domain-containing protein, with translation MRERVVAAIMVPGLAAGSCLAARDLGREKKIIEWGWDQPDTAYLRAHIAEMEQTPFDGVILAARAWTKDGPVYFSHENWGRRRFTEAELQSAMEDLQATRFSRFTDNFLRMTVTPGDVDWFDPEFDHVVENARLLAKAAAAGRLRGFMFDVEMYQAPVFTYRGQKYSADKSFAEYAAQVRARGRQFMRAIESEMAAPVVMMTFGPSLLHQTPHDRLQDAGYGLLPAFVDGMLDAAGPRTLIVDGYEGSYPFRDAAQFDAARQAFAAAAAKFSAVPDLYRKHMRLAFGLYMDQGWNSVGWFVDQPEKNRLSPTEFEYALHRALAATDRYVWVYSEQPNWWTGERLPPGYAEAVRNARTPHDPTWRTPRQVPGEAAYMTPASSIPGHDDEATFGMLWSKYDKVMDLPKAWRFRLDPERVGENQQWFAPGTDESEWRPIEIGKFWEEQGYPEYDGVGWYRVRITIPQSAARRQLLLAFGAADETAKVWVNGQFAGEFGLLGFTWHERFEIDATPYVRPGAENLVVVRVEDSIGMGGLWKSALLISPKRDR, from the coding sequence ATGCGGGAGCGAGTGGTGGCAGCGATCATGGTCCCCGGGTTGGCCGCAGGCTCGTGCCTCGCCGCCCGGGACCTCGGCCGGGAGAAGAAGATCATCGAGTGGGGGTGGGATCAGCCCGACACGGCCTATCTGCGCGCACACATTGCCGAGATGGAGCAGACACCGTTTGACGGCGTGATCTTGGCTGCCCGCGCGTGGACCAAGGACGGCCCCGTCTATTTCTCGCATGAGAACTGGGGCCGGCGGCGATTCACGGAAGCAGAGCTGCAGTCGGCGATGGAGGACTTGCAGGCGACCCGCTTCAGCCGCTTCACCGACAACTTCCTACGCATGACCGTCACGCCGGGAGACGTGGACTGGTTCGACCCGGAGTTCGACCACGTGGTCGAGAATGCGCGGCTGCTGGCGAAGGCGGCGGCGGCGGGGCGGCTGCGCGGGTTCATGTTCGACGTGGAGATGTACCAGGCGCCGGTCTTCACTTACCGCGGCCAGAAGTACTCGGCGGACAAGAGCTTCGCGGAGTACGCGGCGCAGGTGCGCGCGCGAGGCCGCCAATTCATGCGCGCCATCGAGAGCGAGATGGCGGCGCCGGTGGTGATGATGACGTTCGGGCCTTCGTTGTTGCACCAGACGCCGCACGATCGGCTCCAGGATGCGGGCTATGGCTTGTTGCCCGCATTTGTTGACGGCATGTTGGACGCCGCGGGACCGCGAACCCTGATCGTGGACGGATACGAAGGCTCCTACCCCTTCCGCGACGCAGCTCAGTTCGACGCCGCGCGGCAAGCTTTCGCCGCAGCCGCAGCCAAGTTCTCGGCCGTCCCCGACCTGTACCGGAAGCACATGCGGCTCGCGTTTGGCCTCTACATGGATCAAGGCTGGAACTCGGTGGGCTGGTTTGTGGACCAGCCGGAGAAGAACCGGCTGTCGCCGACTGAATTCGAGTATGCTCTGCACCGCGCGCTGGCGGCGACCGACAGGTACGTCTGGGTGTACAGCGAGCAGCCCAACTGGTGGACCGGCGAGCGCCTGCCACCGGGCTACGCCGAGGCGGTGCGCAACGCCCGCACTCCACATGACCCGACCTGGCGCACGCCGCGCCAGGTCCCCGGGGAGGCCGCTTACATGACCCCGGCGTCGAGCATCCCGGGTCACGACGACGAGGCAACCTTCGGCATGCTGTGGTCGAAATACGATAAGGTCATGGACCTGCCGAAGGCATGGCGGTTCCGGCTCGACCCCGAGCGCGTCGGGGAGAATCAACAATGGTTCGCCCCCGGCACCGACGAGTCGGAATGGAGGCCGATCGAGATTGGGAAGTTCTGGGAGGAGCAGGGCTATCCCGAGTATGACGGCGTGGGGTGGTACCGCGTGCGAATCACCATTCCCCAGTCGGCGGCGCGACGCCAACTGCTGCTTGCCTTTGGCGCCGCGGACGAGACGGCGAAGGTGTGGGTGAACGGTCAGTTCGCCGGCGAATTTGGTCTGCTCGGGTTCACCTGGCACGAGCGCTTCGAGATTGACGCCACGCCTTATGTGCGCCCTGGCGCGGAAAACCTGGTAGTGGTGCGAGTGGAGGACTCCATCGGCATGGGCGGGCTGTGGAAGTCGGCGCTGCTCATTTCGCCCAAGCGCGACCGGTGA
- a CDS encoding cold-shock protein, giving the protein MTTGTVKWFNEAKGYGFIETAEGDVFVHHSAIQADGFRSLSEGQAVELEVTSGPKGLQASQVRPQ; this is encoded by the coding sequence ATGACGACTGGCACAGTCAAGTGGTTCAACGAAGCGAAGGGATACGGCTTCATCGAGACCGCCGAGGGTGATGTTTTCGTTCATCACTCCGCGATCCAGGCCGATGGGTTTCGCTCCCTGAGCGAGGGCCAGGCAGTCGAACTCGAGGTGACCAGCGGCCCCAAGGGCCTGCAGGCCTCCCAGGTTCGCCCGCAGTAG